In the Populus trichocarpa isolate Nisqually-1 chromosome 1, P.trichocarpa_v4.1, whole genome shotgun sequence genome, TACCTTTCCAGATTTTTGGGGGTGAAGCTCAAGTAGTTCAGGTATGTGTGATAATTATCTCTTGCTATATGCCCACTCTTTTTTGCTTCCCTGCTTTAAATTTCTTCTTTGGTATTGATTTGTGAATCCATCAGATTATGTTGAAGCCACAAGAAAAAGTTATTGCAAAACCAGGTAAGGTGATCAAAACGCTGTTTTCTTTATGGCTTGTACAATTCTGTGTTAGCTTTGCAGCTGactgatattttatttgtgtttatcttCTGCATTTAAATGATTAAACACCCCTTTCATTCACTATAACTATGCTGCGTGGAACTAACATCCAGGTAAACTGCAGGCTCCATGTGCTTTATGTCGGGGTCAATTGAAATGGAGAATGTTTTTATCCATGAAAATGAAGTAGGTGTCTGGCAGTGGTTTTTTGGCAAGGCTGTTACCAGTGTAGTCTTCCACAATCCTGGTCCAAGTGATGGATTTGTTGGAATTTCTGCACCTTCTCTTGGAAGAATCCTCCCGGTTTGTCCTTCCAACTGTCAAGTTCTgagatgccttttttttttttatcttgtgttGTAAAGCTAGTGATcccaaattttgatttaatacgACTAGCCATTGGTTTGTAATTTGTCTGGTCTGGTGTTTGTTTGTTCTGCAGATTGACTTGGCAAAGTTTGGAGGAGAGATTTTATGCCAGGTAAAGCTAATTCACACTTTTGTTTGTGTCCCTGGTTTTGCTGATAATAATCTTGTCTTTTAATGGTATTGGACATTTTGCAAATGAAAAACCTTGTATACTCAAGTCTTCTCCTATTATATGATTTTCAAAGTGAAAGTATGTCCTTTTCTCCTTACTTTTTTACCTGCTGCAAATTTATTAGTTGTGAAATTGTTGCGTAGCCAGATGCATTCCTTTGTTCCGTCAGTGATGTGAAGGTCAGCAATACAGTAGATCAGAGGGCACGTAATGTCATGCCTAGTATAGAGGTGAGATTTTGTTGGTTGTCAGAGCACTCTCCACACTGAAGGTTCAGTTTTGTCCGTTTGCCTTTGATGACTGACTGTCATGGTCCTTCAAgcggatttttttctttttttcaacctGTCTATATGTGTACTTTCCTCAATTCTTccgatttatttatttgacgGGGATATTGATGCTTCTCTAGGGATTTTTAAGGCAGAAACTAACTGGACAGGGACTTGCATTTATTCTTGCTGGAGGATCTGGTATGTATTTTCTGACATCTTAGGAACTATTAAGGACATATAAAAGTATGGGTCTTCCCTCAATACTACTCTATGCATTTGGATCAGGAACAGCTAGCCTCTTAGGCATATCTCTGTGGGTTGGAATATCTTGGCAGGCTTCAGTGTCAGGCCATGCTTGTTTCCAACACCCACTCACTTGTTTCCTTTCTGTTCTTCTCTTTATAATGTCATTTTCCTCTTTCACTGCTTTAACCCTTTTGTGCTTGATCTTTgattatatatacttttttcatGAATGTGTTtactgttttttcctttttgtcacATGAGTTTCTGGATCCATCCCGTTTTGCATTGACCCTGGCAGCTTTATGGCTTTCATTTTTGCTAGTTGCACAGAAAGTTCTTGAGGTGGGTGAGGTATTAGCTGTTGATGTGTCTTGCATTGCCGCCCTTAATACCACTGTCAATGTTCAAATCAAGTACAATGGGCCCGTGAGACGGGCAGTCTTTGGGGTTAGTCGCTCTTTTTTATGGATTTCACTCTCTATCTCTATcgtcatttttttgtttactttagtCTTTGCTTCTCGAAGCCCCTTATTTTTAATGACGCAGCAGACTTCCTTCTTTATACTGTGCTTGTCATTCAATCATAGTAATCAGTTAGTACTCAAGGCTTCTTGCCTAATGTGATATTGTTAGTTGGCTGAGTTAGCCCCTTTGCAGTGTCGGCATATGTCAGGTTAATCCTGAACAGAAAACAGATAAAATTTGACTGTGACCATGCCATAAGGTCCTTTTCATGTCTTGGTAGCAGCAAAATGTAACAATGCAGGACCTTTGTCATTTTTCATATAGGAAATAGACTCGCtaatttgctttaatt is a window encoding:
- the LOC18094601 gene encoding uncharacterized protein LOC18094601 isoform X1; protein product: MAAPFFSTPFQPYVYQNHQDAVIPFQIFGGEAQVVQIMLKPQEKVIAKPGSMCFMSGSIEMENVFIHENEVGVWQWFFGKAVTSVVFHNPGPSDGFVGISAPSLGRILPIDLAKFGGEILCQPDAFLCSVSDVKVSNTVDQRARNVMPSIEGFLRQKLTGQGLAFILAGGSVAQKVLEVGEVLAVDVSCIAALNTTVNVQIKYNGPVRRAVFGGDNLVTATLTGPGIVFIQSLPFRRFSQRIARAVTSPNMRDNPKFFVQIAIFFFLAYVVIVSSLILTDV
- the LOC18094601 gene encoding uncharacterized protein LOC18094601 isoform X2 produces the protein MCFMSGSIEMENVFIHENEVGVWQWFFGKAVTSVVFHNPGPSDGFVGISAPSLGRILPIDLAKFGGEILCQPDAFLCSVSDVKVSNTVDQRARNVMPSIEGFLRQKLTGQGLAFILAGGSVAQKVLEVGEVLAVDVSCIAALNTTVNVQIKYNGPVRRAVFGGDNLVTATLTGPGIVFIQSLPFRRFSQRIARAVTSPNMRDNPKFFVQIAIFFFLAYVVIVSSLILTDV